In one Acipenser ruthenus chromosome 10, fAciRut3.2 maternal haplotype, whole genome shotgun sequence genomic region, the following are encoded:
- the LOC117411320 gene encoding ubiquitin-conjugating enzyme E2 U-like produces the protein MVQLYLRYSEGYNSVPPTVVFNTIPFHPNVEDHVSTSLTVKRLGTPDCPTSILLTVQVMLSNPVLENAVNTEAAEMLRTETSIFRQVVLDSVSNSLQLQSGTSISEDHIAASQSPETPSAGPSPEHCRTVKKVCFEEYLKTWSGIATSKATQHVTNPLLEELVLQPVLHAMHYGLQGTGLAEEANAQNEAYSAIMYGPCVKQKQKHVTIDEKLAKINKMKRIYLPSGTPEASTPLQTEWTGRLPSRDPHRSSRHKEELWEREVDNLVAWTNSLHLEELEED, from the exons ATGGTTCAGCTGTATCTGCGATACAGTGAGGGTTACAACTCTGTCCCACCAACCGTTGTATTCAACACTATCCCGTTCCATCCAAACG TGGAAGACCATGTATCAACTTCCTTGACAGTAAAGAGACTTGGAACCCCAGACTGTCCCACTAGTATTCTACTCACAGTACAG GTAATGCTGTCTAACCCCGTCCTGGAAAATGCTGTAAATACCGAGGCTGCAGAAATGCTAAGGACGGAGACATCAATATTCAGACAAGTGGTGTTAGACAGTGTCAGCAATAGCCTGCAGCTCCAGA GTGGAACCAGCATCTCCGAGGACCACATTGCAGCCTCTCAGTCACCAGAGACCCCATCAGCAGGACCTAGCCCTGAGCACTGTAg AACTGTCAAGAAAGTATGTTTTGAAGAGTATTTGAAAACCTGGTCTGGAATTGCCACATCAAAGGCAACACAACATGTAACAAATCCAT TGCTGGAGGAGTTAGTGTTGCAACCTGTTCTGCATGCAATGCATTATGGTTTGCAAGGAACAGGACTCGCAGAGGAAGCAAATGCACAAAATGAAGC GTACAGTGCCATCATGTACGGACCAtgtgttaaacaaaaacaaaaacatgttacaATAGATGAAAAACTAGCAAAAATCAACAAAATGAAAAGGATTTATCTGCCAAGTGGAACACCAG AGGCCAGCACTCCGCTGCAGACAGAATGGACAGGAAGACTGCCCTCCCGTGACCCTCACCGCAGCAGCAGACACAAAGAGGAGCTCTGGGAGAGGGAGGTGGACAATCTGGTTGCCTGGACCAACTCTCTCCACTTGGAAGAGTTAGAGGAAGATTGA